The genomic window CCGTACCGTCGGCATTGTGGGCATGGGCCGTATCGGGCAGGAAATTGCCGAACGCCTGCAGGTCCTGAACTCGCGCATCATCTACCACAGCCGCAGCCCCAAGGATGTGCCCTACCCCTATTACGCAAACCTGACCGACATGGCCCAGGCCGCCGATGTACTCGTCTGTATCACCCCGGGAGGCCCGTCTACCCGCAAGCTGATAAACCGCGACGTGCTGGACGCCCTTGGCCCTGAGGGCATGCTGATCAATGTCTCCCGCGGCACTGTTGTGGATGAAGCTGAGCTTGTCAGTGCGCTGCAGGAGAAACGCCTGGGATATGCAGGGCTGGATGTGTTTGAGGCCGAGCCCAGGGTGCCTGAAGCTCTGTTTGCGATGCCCAATGTCGTACTGCTGCCCCACGTCGGCAGTGCCACC from Marinobacterium aestuarii includes these protein-coding regions:
- a CDS encoding NAD(P)-dependent oxidoreductase; amino-acid sequence: MGRIGQEIAERLQVLNSRIIYHSRSPKDVPYPYYANLTDMAQAADVLVCITPGGPSTRKLINRDVLDALGPEGMLINVSRGTVVDEAELVSALQEKRLGYAGLDVFEAEPRVPEALFAMPNVVLLPHVGSATHETRAAMAALTVDNLIQFLQDGSVLTPVPECAGI